A window from Citrus sinensis cultivar Valencia sweet orange chromosome 5, DVS_A1.0, whole genome shotgun sequence encodes these proteins:
- the LOC102617543 gene encoding putative DNA (cytosine-5)-methyltransferase CMT1 isoform X1, with amino-acid sequence MGRPVKRTSTQVAAEESNHSKARRRKLNLAEQQHQQQEEQREDEEVKEEPVELVTRVKKKTQKNKPDSDLFFVSPPVSADEALKRYPDRYKYSSKGHKKKKVAAGVSSIGALNEEEEVLQARCHYTQASVDGCLYNLGDDAYVKAEEGAVDYIARIVELFESVDGEPYFKARWFYRAEDTVIKDLACLVDRKRVFLSDVEDDNPLNCIVSKAKIAEVATNMDLEAKQKNIPPCDLYYDMKYTLPHLTFLNINNESNRRDSDASSTISSETGSNSPIGQPEMSLLDLYSGCGAMSTGLCIGASLSGVKLVTRWAIDINPHACKSLKFNHPETKVRNEAADDFLSLLKEWAKLCQYFSIYDTDKVPEQSLNFMSEEEEEEEEEEEENDDDANVPNEEFEVERLIAVCYGDPNKTKKPGVYFKVRWKGYGPSEDTWEPIEGLSKCKEKLKEFVTKGYRSNILPLPGDVDFICGGPPCQGVSGFNRFRNPQAALEDIKNRQLLVFMDVIEYLKPKYVLMENVVDILKFSGGFLARYAVGRLVSMDYQTRLGIMAAGSYGLPQFRLRVFLWGARPFKKLPQYPLPTHEIVARGVIPNEFQEIIVAYANNQPCQLEKGVLLSDAISDLPLVTNNESEDERKYGTVARTEFQKYIRLRRHDVVNLSSAQMASRPSLLYDHRPFQVNNDDYERVCCIPKRKGANFRDLPGVLVGPDNKVRWDPSMERVMLKSGKPLVPDYAMKFEHQSSTKPFGRLWWDEIVNTVVTRAQPHNRILLHPSQDRVLTIRENARLQGFPDCYQLFGPVKERYIQVGNAVAVPVGIALGYAFGQACQGLADDDQPLTTLPFKFPNCLAQSSSTLAEEDSD; translated from the exons ATGGGTCGACCCGTGAAGCGGACGTCGACCCAAGTAGCTGCAGAAGAATCCAACCATTCCAAAGCCAGGAGACGGAAACTAAACTTAGCAGAACAACAACATCAACAGCAAGAGGAACAACGAGAGGACGAGGAAGTGAAAGAGGAGCCGGTCGAGCTGGTGACCCGAGTCAAGAAGAAGACCCAGAAGAATAAGCCCGACTCCGACCTCTTTTTTGTGAGCCCGCCAGTCTCGGCTGATGAAGCTCTCAAGAGATATCCTGATAGATACAAGTACTCCTCAaag ggtcataagaagaagaaagttgCTGCAGGGGTTTCCTCTATTGG AGCTTTGAATGAAGAAGAGGAGGTTCTGCAAGCAAGGTGTCATTACACCCAAGCTTCAGTAGATGGCTGTTTGTACAATCTTGGTGATGATGCTTATGTCAAA GCTGAGGAGGGAGCTGTTGATTACATAGCTAGAATAGTCGAATTGTTTGAATCTGTAGATGGGGAACCATACTTTAAGGCTCGATGGTTTTACAGGGCTGAAGACACT GTCATTAAGGATCTTGCATGTCTTGTTGACAGAAAAAGAGTATTTCTTTCAGATGTCGAAGATGACAACCCATTGAATTGCATTGTATCTAAAGCTAAAATCGCTGAAGTGGCAACCAAT ATGGACCTGGaggcaaaacaaaaaaatattcctCCCTGCGATCTATACTATGATATGAAATACACATTGCCTCATTTGACATTTTTAAACATCAATAATG AAAGTAATAGAAGGGATAGTGATGCATCGTCAACTATTTCAAGTGAAACTGGCTCAAATAGTCCAATTGGGCAGCCTGAAATGAGTTTGCTGGACTTGTATTCTGGTTGTGGAGCCATGTCTACTGGTCTATGCATTGGCGCATCCTTATCTGGAGTAAAACTAGTCACT CGGTGGGCTATTGATATAAATCCTCATGCGTgtaaaagtttgaaatttaaCCACCCTGAAACAAAG GTTAGAAATGAGGCAGCAGATGACTTTTTATCTCTACTGAAGGAATGGGCAAAGTTGTGCCAGTACTTTTCTATATATGATACTGATAAAGTACCTGAACAAAGTTTGAATTTCATGagcgaagaagaagaagaggaggaagaggaagaggaagaaaatgatgatgacGCCAATGTTCCTAATGAAGAATTTGAAGTGGAGAGGTTAATAGCTGTCTGCTATGGTGATCCgaacaaaacaaagaaaccTGGAGTGTATTTTAAG GTGCGGTGGAAGGGTTATGGTCCAAGTGAGGACACTTGGGAGCCGATCGAGGGCTTGAG TAAATGCAAGGAAAAACTGAAAGAGTTTGTGACAAAAGGGTATAGGTCAAACATATTGCCTCTTCCA GGAgatgttgattttatttgtggaGGGCCCCCATGTCAAGGGGTTAGTGGCTTCAATCGCTTCAGAAACCCACAAGCTGCCTTGGAAGATATTAAAAATCGTCAGCTACTGGTGTTTATGGACGTTATTGAGTATCTAAAACCAAAATATGTTCTAATGGAGAATGTTGTagatattttgaagttttctGGTGGATTTTTGGCTCGTTATGCTGTAGGGCGTCTTGTTTCCATGGATTATCAAACACGTTTAGGGATTATGGCTGCAGGATCTTATGGTCTACCGCAATTTCGTTTGCGAGTATTTTTATGGGGTGCCCGTCCTTTTAAG AAATTACCGCAGTATCCTTTACCAACTCATGAGATTGTGGCCAGGGGTGTCATACCGAATGAATTTCAG GAAATTATTGTTGCATATGCGAACAATCAACCTTGTCAACTAGAAAAGGGCGTTCTTCTTAGTGATGCAATATCGGATCTCCCACTC GTCACTAACAATGAGAGTGAAGATGAAAGGAAGTATGGGACCGTAGCTCGGACAGAATTTCAAAAGTATATCAGACTCAGAAGGCATG ATGTGGTTAATCTTTCTTCTGCTCAAATGGCATCACGTCCCTCTTTGTTGTATGATCATCGTCCTTTCCAAGTGAACAATGATGATTATGAACGAGTCTGTTGCATTCCTAAAAGGAAG GGTGCAAATTTCAGGGACCTACCAGGTGTACTGGTTGGTCCAGACAACAAGGTACGATGGGACCCATCAATGGAGAGAGTGATGCTTAAATCTGGGAAACCATTG GTCCCTGATTACGCCATGAAGTTTGAACATCAATCATCAACCAA ACCGTTTGGCCGTCTATGGTGGGATGAAATTGTCAATACAGTAGTGACAAGAGCTCAACCTCACAATCGG ATCCTTCTTCATCCTTCACAAGATCGAGTACTGACTATCCGTGAGAATGCAAGATTGCAAGGGTTCCCTGACTGCTATCAACTTTTCGGACCTGTGAAGGAGAg GTACATACAAGTTGGGAATGCTGTAGCAGTTCCAGTTGGTATTGCATTGGGATACGCTTTTGGTCAAGCTTGCCAAGGATTAGCCGATGATGATCAGCCATTGACTACACTCCCTTTCAAGTTTCCCAATTGTCTTGCACAGTCATCTTCAACGCTTGCAGAAGAGGATTCTGATTGA
- the LOC102617543 gene encoding DNA (cytosine-5)-methyltransferase 1-like isoform X2, with translation MGRPVKRTSTQVAAEESNHSKARRRKLNLAEQQHQQQEEQREDEEVKEEPVELVTRVKKKTQKNKPDSDLFFVSPPVSADEALKRYPDRYKYSSKGHKKKKVAAGVSSIGALNEEEEVLQARCHYTQASVDGCLYNLGDDAYVKAEEGAVDYIARIVELFESVDGEPYFKARWFYRAEDTVIKDLACLVDRKRVFLSDVEDDNPLNCIVSKAKIAEVATNMDLEAKQKNIPPCDLYYDMKYTLPHLTFLNINNESNRRDSDASSTISSETGSNSPIGQPEMSLLDLYSGCGAMSTGLCIGASLSGVKLVTRWAIDINPHACKSLKFNHPETKVRNEAADDFLSLLKEWAKLCQYFSIYDTDKVPEQSLNFMSEEEEEEEEEEEENDDDANVPNEEFEVERLIAVCYGDPNKTKKPGVYFKVRWKGYGPSEDTWEPIEGLSKCKEKLKEFVTKGYRSNILPLPGDVDFICGGPPCQGVSGFNRFRNPQAALEDIKNRRLVSMDYQTRLGIMAAGSYGLPQFRLRVFLWGARPFKKLPQYPLPTHEIVARGVIPNEFQEIIVAYANNQPCQLEKGVLLSDAISDLPLVTNNESEDERKYGTVARTEFQKYIRLRRHDVVNLSSAQMASRPSLLYDHRPFQVNNDDYERVCCIPKRKGANFRDLPGVLVGPDNKVRWDPSMERVMLKSGKPLVPDYAMKFEHQSSTKPFGRLWWDEIVNTVVTRAQPHNRILLHPSQDRVLTIRENARLQGFPDCYQLFGPVKERYIQVGNAVAVPVGIALGYAFGQACQGLADDDQPLTTLPFKFPNCLAQSSSTLAEEDSD, from the exons ATGGGTCGACCCGTGAAGCGGACGTCGACCCAAGTAGCTGCAGAAGAATCCAACCATTCCAAAGCCAGGAGACGGAAACTAAACTTAGCAGAACAACAACATCAACAGCAAGAGGAACAACGAGAGGACGAGGAAGTGAAAGAGGAGCCGGTCGAGCTGGTGACCCGAGTCAAGAAGAAGACCCAGAAGAATAAGCCCGACTCCGACCTCTTTTTTGTGAGCCCGCCAGTCTCGGCTGATGAAGCTCTCAAGAGATATCCTGATAGATACAAGTACTCCTCAaag ggtcataagaagaagaaagttgCTGCAGGGGTTTCCTCTATTGG AGCTTTGAATGAAGAAGAGGAGGTTCTGCAAGCAAGGTGTCATTACACCCAAGCTTCAGTAGATGGCTGTTTGTACAATCTTGGTGATGATGCTTATGTCAAA GCTGAGGAGGGAGCTGTTGATTACATAGCTAGAATAGTCGAATTGTTTGAATCTGTAGATGGGGAACCATACTTTAAGGCTCGATGGTTTTACAGGGCTGAAGACACT GTCATTAAGGATCTTGCATGTCTTGTTGACAGAAAAAGAGTATTTCTTTCAGATGTCGAAGATGACAACCCATTGAATTGCATTGTATCTAAAGCTAAAATCGCTGAAGTGGCAACCAAT ATGGACCTGGaggcaaaacaaaaaaatattcctCCCTGCGATCTATACTATGATATGAAATACACATTGCCTCATTTGACATTTTTAAACATCAATAATG AAAGTAATAGAAGGGATAGTGATGCATCGTCAACTATTTCAAGTGAAACTGGCTCAAATAGTCCAATTGGGCAGCCTGAAATGAGTTTGCTGGACTTGTATTCTGGTTGTGGAGCCATGTCTACTGGTCTATGCATTGGCGCATCCTTATCTGGAGTAAAACTAGTCACT CGGTGGGCTATTGATATAAATCCTCATGCGTgtaaaagtttgaaatttaaCCACCCTGAAACAAAG GTTAGAAATGAGGCAGCAGATGACTTTTTATCTCTACTGAAGGAATGGGCAAAGTTGTGCCAGTACTTTTCTATATATGATACTGATAAAGTACCTGAACAAAGTTTGAATTTCATGagcgaagaagaagaagaggaggaagaggaagaggaagaaaatgatgatgacGCCAATGTTCCTAATGAAGAATTTGAAGTGGAGAGGTTAATAGCTGTCTGCTATGGTGATCCgaacaaaacaaagaaaccTGGAGTGTATTTTAAG GTGCGGTGGAAGGGTTATGGTCCAAGTGAGGACACTTGGGAGCCGATCGAGGGCTTGAG TAAATGCAAGGAAAAACTGAAAGAGTTTGTGACAAAAGGGTATAGGTCAAACATATTGCCTCTTCCA GGAgatgttgattttatttgtggaGGGCCCCCATGTCAAGGGGTTAGTGGCTTCAATCGCTTCAGAAACCCACAAGCTGCCTTGGAAGATATTAAAAATC GGCGTCTTGTTTCCATGGATTATCAAACACGTTTAGGGATTATGGCTGCAGGATCTTATGGTCTACCGCAATTTCGTTTGCGAGTATTTTTATGGGGTGCCCGTCCTTTTAAG AAATTACCGCAGTATCCTTTACCAACTCATGAGATTGTGGCCAGGGGTGTCATACCGAATGAATTTCAG GAAATTATTGTTGCATATGCGAACAATCAACCTTGTCAACTAGAAAAGGGCGTTCTTCTTAGTGATGCAATATCGGATCTCCCACTC GTCACTAACAATGAGAGTGAAGATGAAAGGAAGTATGGGACCGTAGCTCGGACAGAATTTCAAAAGTATATCAGACTCAGAAGGCATG ATGTGGTTAATCTTTCTTCTGCTCAAATGGCATCACGTCCCTCTTTGTTGTATGATCATCGTCCTTTCCAAGTGAACAATGATGATTATGAACGAGTCTGTTGCATTCCTAAAAGGAAG GGTGCAAATTTCAGGGACCTACCAGGTGTACTGGTTGGTCCAGACAACAAGGTACGATGGGACCCATCAATGGAGAGAGTGATGCTTAAATCTGGGAAACCATTG GTCCCTGATTACGCCATGAAGTTTGAACATCAATCATCAACCAA ACCGTTTGGCCGTCTATGGTGGGATGAAATTGTCAATACAGTAGTGACAAGAGCTCAACCTCACAATCGG ATCCTTCTTCATCCTTCACAAGATCGAGTACTGACTATCCGTGAGAATGCAAGATTGCAAGGGTTCCCTGACTGCTATCAACTTTTCGGACCTGTGAAGGAGAg GTACATACAAGTTGGGAATGCTGTAGCAGTTCCAGTTGGTATTGCATTGGGATACGCTTTTGGTCAAGCTTGCCAAGGATTAGCCGATGATGATCAGCCATTGACTACACTCCCTTTCAAGTTTCCCAATTGTCTTGCACAGTCATCTTCAACGCTTGCAGAAGAGGATTCTGATTGA
- the LOC102615293 gene encoding methionine S-methyltransferase, translating to MTAATATAEAEAVEEFLRKCEASGDEAYGAFRSVLEKLEDPSSRTQARVFLSDLQKRVNDSDECLNKYHFRIQDVVLDQYEGYQGRKKLTMMVIPSIFIPEDWSFTFYEGLNRHPDSILKDKTVAELGCGNGWITIAIAEKWLPSKVYGLDINPRAIRISWINLYLNALDEKGQPIYDAEKKTLLDRVEFHESDLLAYCRDHDIQLERIVGCIPQILNPNPDAMSKIITENASEEFLYSLSNYCALQGFVEDQFGLGLIARAVEEGIGVIKPSGIMIFNMGGRPGQGVCKRLFERRGFRVDKLWQTKILQASDTDISALVEIEKNSPHRFEFFMGLSGDLPICARTAWAYGKAGGRISHALSVYSCQLHQPNQVKKIFKFLKNGFHEISSSLDLSFEDDSVADEKIPFLAYLASVLKERSFFPYEPPAGSKRFRNLIADFMKKYHHIPLNADNVVVFPSRAVAIENALRLFSPRLAIVDERLTRHLPKHWLTSLTIKGTDTENSSEHELTVIEAPRQSDLMVELIKKLKPQVVISGIGDFEAVTSSAFVHLLDVTREVGSRLFLDISDHFELSSLPSSNGVLKYLAGNVLPSHAAVICGLVKNQVYSDLEVAFLISEEEAIFKALSKTVEVLEGTTALISQNYYGCLFHELLAFQLAERHTHKERDCEKAKSTEMIGFSRSAISVLNSAELSITETPNSGLIHMDVDQSFLPIPSLVKAAIFESFARQNMSESEIDVTPSIQQYIKSNFGFPIDINAEFIYADCSQSLFNKLVLCCILEGGTLCFPAGSNGNYVSAARFLKANIVNIPTESEVGFKMTEKTLVTILETVKKPWVYISGPTINPTGLLYSNKEIENILTVCAKYGARVVIDTAFSGLEFNYEGWGGWDLEGCLSKLYSSTNSSFNVSLLGGLSLKMLTGALKFGFLVLNHPQLVDAFSSFPGLSKPHSTVRYAIKKLLGLRERKARDLMNAVAEHIRNLESRSKRLKEALENCGWEAVQSCGGVSMVAKPSAYLNKTVKISRHSSGSGEKTATEQIKLDDSNIREAIVKATGLCINSGSWTGIPGYCRFTIALEESEFERALDCIAKFESIVHVVN from the exons ATGACGGCAGCGACGGCGACGGCGGAGGCGGAGGCGGTGGAGGAGTTCTTGAGGAAATGCGAGGCGTCGGGTGACGAGGCGTACGGTGCGTTTCGGTCGGTGTTGGAGAAGCTGGAGGATCCGAGTAGTCGGACTCAGGCTCGGGTCTTCCTTTCGGATCTTCAGAAACGGGTCAATGACTCGGACGAGTGTCTAAACAAGTACCATTTCCGGATCCAAGATGTCGTCTTGGACCAATACGAAG GCTACcaagggagaaaaaaattgacaatgaTGGTCATCCCCAGCATTTTTATCCCGGAAGACTGGTCATTTACTTTCTATGAAGGACTGAATAGACATCCTGACTCTATTTTGAAGGACAAGACTGTTGCTGAGCTTGGTTGTGGAAATGGATGGATAACCATTGCCATAGCTGAGAAGTGGTTGCCTTCGAAG GTCTATGGCCTTGATATTAATCCCAGAGCAATAAGGATCTCTTGGATAAATTTGTACTTAAATGCATTAGATGAAAAAGGTCAGCCCATCTATGATGCGGAGAAGAAAACTTTACTGGACAGGGTGGAGTTTCATGAATCTGATCTTCTCGCTTATTGCAGAGATCATGACATTCAACTTGAACGAATAGTGGGATGCATACCTCAG ATTCTTAACCCCAATCCCGATGCAATGTCCAAAATAATCACTGAAAATGCAAGCGAGGAATTTCTGTATTCATTGAGTAACTATTGTGCGCTGCAG GGTTTTGTGGAGGATCAGTTTGGCTTAGGTCTAATTGCTAGAGCAGTTGAGGAAGGAATTGGTGTCATCAAACCTTCCGGGATTATGATCTTCAATATGGGTGGTCGTCCAGGACAGGGCGTTTGTAAGCGTTTGTTTGAACGCCGTGGTTTCCGTGTCGACAAGCTTTGGCAGACTAAAATTCTTCAG GCTTCTGACACAGATATTTCAGCTTTagttgaaattgagaagaacaGTCCTCATCGTTTTGAGTTCTTCATGGGACTTTCTGGTGACTTACCTATTTGTGCTCGAACAGCATGGGCCTACGGAAAGGCTGGTGGACGTATCTCTCATGCTTTATCAGTTTATAGTTGTCAACTCCATCAACCAAACCAG gttaagaaaatttttaagtttctgAAAAATGGCTTCCATGAGATCAGCAGTTCTTTGGATTTATCTTTTGAAGATGATTCAGTTGCTGATGAGAAGATTCCATTCCTGGCTTATCTTGCCAGTGTTCTGAAAGAGCGTTCTTTTTTCCCCTATGAGCCACCAGCTGGAAGCAAAAGATTCAGGAACCTGATTGCTGACTTCATGAAAAAGTACCACCATATTCCGCTAAATGCTGAT AACGTTGTTGTCTTTCCTTCAAGAGCTGTGGCAATTGAGAATGCTCTTCGATTATTTTCACCTCGCCTTGCAATTGTTGATGAACGTCTAACCAGACACTTACCAAAGCACTGGTTAACAAGTTTAACAATTAAG GGTACAGATACTGAAAACTCTTCGGAGCATGAACTAACAGTAATTGAAGCGCCACGCCAGTCAGATTTGATGGTGGAGCTGATAAAGAAGCTGAAGCCTCAGGTGGTAATTTCTGGGATTGGTGATTTTGAGGCTGTTACCAGTTCAGCCTTTGTACATCTTCTAGATGTTACAAGAGAAGTTGGATCTCGTCTTTTCTTGGATATATCTGATCACTTTGAGCTCTCCAGCCTCCCAAGTTCCAATGGGGTCCTTAAATATCTTGCTGGAAATGTTCTTCCTTCACATGCGGCAGTTATTTGTGGCCTTGTTAAAAATCAG GTTTATTCAGATTTAGAAGTTGCTTTTCTAATCTCAGAAGAAGAGGCCATCTTTAAGGCCTTGTCGAAGACTGTGGAAGTACTAGAAGGGACTACTGCACTGATTAGTCAAAACTACTATGGTTGTCTTTTTCATGAGCTTCTGGCTTTCCAGCTTGCTGAGCGACATACACATAAAGAG AGGGATTGCGAAAAGGCCAAATCAACTGAGATGATCGGGTTTTCTAGATCAGCCATCTCTGTCCTCAACAGTGCTGAACTGTCAATTACCGAGACACCAAACTCTGGCCTGATTCATATGGATGTAGACCAAAGCTTCTTGCCTATACCGTCTCTGGTCAAAGCTGCTATCTTTGAAAGTTTCGCAAGACAAAACATGTCTGAGTCAGAAATTGATGTCACCCCCAGCATCCAACAGTATATCAAGAGCAATTTTGGTTTTCCAATTGATATCAATGCAGAATTCATATATGCAGATTGCTCTCAATCTCTGTTTAATAAGCTAGTCCTCTGTTGTATCCTAGAAGGTGGAACATTATGCTTCCCAGCTGGCTCAAATGGGAACTATGTTTCTGCTGCCAGATTTTTGAAAGCGAACATTGTGAATATTCCTACTGAGTCTGAAGTGGGCTTTAAGATGACAGAGAAGACACTTGTGACGATACTCGAGACCGTGAAGAAGCCGTGGGTGTACATTTCTGGTCCAACAATCAATCCAACTGGCTTGCTTTACAGCAACAAAGAGATAGAGAATATATTAACTGTTTGTGCAAAGTATGGGGCAAGAGTTGTGATTGATACTGCATTCTCAGGATTGGAATTCAACTACGAGGGTTGGGGTGGCTGGGATTTGGAAGGCTGTTTGTCAAAGCTGTATTCTTCCACCAATTCATCTTTCAATGTGTCGCTGCTCGGAGGGCTGTCTCTGAAGATGCTGACTGGAGCACTCAAATTTGGGTTTCTGGTTCTAAATCATCCTCAGTTGGTTGATGCATTTAGTAGCTTCCCGGGATTAAGCAAGCCTCATAGCACGGTCAGATACGCTATAAAGAAGTTGCTTGGTCTGAGAGAGCGAAAAGCAAGAGACTTGATGAATGCTGTTGCAGAACATATAAGAAACTTGGAAAGTAGATCAAAGCGCTTGAAAGAG GCACTTGAGAATTGTGGGTGGGAAGCGGTTCAATCCTGTGGTGGTGTTTCAATGGTGGCGAAGCCCTCTGCCTATCTCAACAAAACTGTAAAGATCAGCCGGCATTCATCTGGCAGTGGTGAGAAAACTGCTACAGAACAAATCAAGCTTGATGACTC